Below is a genomic region from Methanosphaera sp. ISO3-F5.
ATGGACCATGTTTTAGTTCTCCTGAAGGATATCCCTCTGCATGAATATATGTAATTTCCTTGAGTTTTAATGCACCTTCTAAAGCTGTTGGATAGTTAAACCCTCTACCAATATAGAAAAAATCACTCGCGGATTTATATTTCTTCGCAATATTTTTAATATTTTCCTCGTGTTTTAAAGAATTTAAAGAATAATCATGTAATTTACTTAACTTATCAATTAACCAGGTATCATCACTTAAATGAGCTACTAAGAGGTAGATGCATATTAGTTGGCTTAGGTATGTTTTTGTTGCTGCTACTCCTATTTCTGGTCCTGCTCTTGTGTATATTACGTGGTCTGCTTCTCGTGTTATGCTACTTCCTACTACGTTTACTATTGCCAGGGTTTCTGATACTTTTTTGGCGGTTTTTAGTGCTTTTAGTGTGTCTGCTGTTTCTCCGCTTTGTGTTATGAATATTACTAGTGTGTGGTCGTCTAGTGTGTTTTGGAAGTATTCGAATTCGCTTGCTAGTATTACTTCTGTTGGTATGTGTAGTTGTGTTTCTATGAGGTATTCTCCTATGAGTGATGCGTGGTAGCTTGTTCCGCATGCTACGAAGCATATTCTGTTGAAGTTTTTGAATTTAGATACTATTTCTTTTATTTTTGGTGATTCTGATAGTGTGTCTTTTATTACTTGTGGTTCTTCGTTTATTTCTTTTAGCATGAAGTGTGGGTATCCTCCTTTTTCTGCCATTTCTGGGTTCCAGTCTATTGTCACTACTTCTTTTTTTATTGGTTCTAGTTGGTTGTTCATTACTGTTACGTTGTCTTTTTCTAGTTGTATGATTTCGTTGTCGTCTAGGTATATTACTTGTCTTGTTTCGTTTAGTATTGCTGGTACGTCTGATGCTAGGAAGTTTCCGTCCTCTGATACTCCTACGATTAGTGGGCTTTCTTTTCTTGCTCCTATTATTTTGTCTGGTTCGTCTATGCTTATTGCTGCTAGTGCGTATGATCCTATTAGTTTGTTTATTGTTTTTTGTGTGGCGTGTAATAGGTCGTTTCCTTGTTTTGTGTATTTTTCTATGAGGTGTGGTATTACTTCTGTGTCTGTTTCTGATTTGAATGTGTGTCCTTCTTTTTCTAGTTCTTCTCTTAGTTCTTTGTAGTTTTCTATGATTCCGTTGTGTACTACGCTTATCTTGTTGTCACAGCTGTTATGTGGGTGTGCGTTTTCTTTTGTTGGGTTTCCGTGTGTTGCCCATCTTACGTGTGCTATTCCTATGTTTCCGTCTATTTCTGTTAAGTGTATCTGGTCGTCTACTTCTTTTATTTTTCCACTACCCTTTTTAACGTTTATTTTGTCTGTTAGGGTAGCTATTCCTACTGAATCGTATCCTCTGTATTCTAATTTCTTGATTGATTCGATTATGGTTGGCGCTACTTCTTTATTAAGTATACATCCTACAATTCCACACATGTTATCACTCTTAATTGCTAAGTTTAAGTTGATAGTTCTTTTTCATTATTTTTTTTACATATTAAATATTACTATGTTTAAAAAGGTTTGTTCTATTGTTCAAAGTATAATCTTTTAATAATGGTTGAAAATTTTTTATATAACATTATGTTTCCTGTGTCATTAATGTAATTATTACTTGAAGTACATATATCTCTATTATTAACATTGTAAATGTCTGAAAAATCAAAATATTTAATTTCTTTATATTTTTTTGTTGTTTTTTTGATGTTGGTGATTTTTTGTTTTTTTGTGTTGTTGATTGTTGACCAGCAGATTATATTTTGTGTTTTTAGAGTTAGTTGTTGTAGTATTTCGTTTAAATTTTCTTGTACTATTGAATCATCTTGGTTATAATAATCTATTTCGAATATTATTAAGTCATATTTTTTTATGTTATTGTTTTTTAGGTAGTAATTTATTTTGTCTAAGTAATTTCTATTGTTGAATGTTATTGTGTCGATTTTGTGTTTTGTTTTTCTTTTTAATATGTTGGGGAACATTGTTCCGGTTGTTGTGCATCCAATTCCATAGCTGTGAATTCCGCCTAGTATTAGTATGTTTTTTTCGTAGTTTGGTTGGTTGTTTTTTATTTCTTTTTGGTTATCTATTTCTATTGATATGTTGGTTAGGTTGCTTAGTATTGGTCCGTAAATTATGTATTCATGTTCTTTGTTGTCATTTATCATTTGTGTTAAGTCGATTGTTTTTTCATTATATCTGGCGTATGTTTCGATGTTGTACCATTGGTTATTTTTTTTATATAGTATTGTTAGTCCTTCTCTTGCGGTTATTCCAACATGGGGGTAGTTTCCTGTATTTTTATTTTTGACGTTGTATTTTATTGTTATTTTGTTTGCGTTTGTTTTGAAGTTGAATGGTTCGTTTTTTTGTATTATGTTTTGGT
It encodes:
- the glmS gene encoding glutamine--fructose-6-phosphate transaminase (isomerizing), with the protein product MCGIVGCILNKEVAPTIIESIKKLEYRGYDSVGIATLTDKINVKKGSGKIKEVDDQIHLTEIDGNIGIAHVRWATHGNPTKENAHPHNSCDNKISVVHNGIIENYKELREELEKEGHTFKSETDTEVIPHLIEKYTKQGNDLLHATQKTINKLIGSYALAAISIDEPDKIIGARKESPLIVGVSEDGNFLASDVPAILNETRQVIYLDDNEIIQLEKDNVTVMNNQLEPIKKEVVTIDWNPEMAEKGGYPHFMLKEINEEPQVIKDTLSESPKIKEIVSKFKNFNRICFVACGTSYHASLIGEYLIETQLHIPTEVILASEFEYFQNTLDDHTLVIFITQSGETADTLKALKTAKKVSETLAIVNVVGSSITREADHVIYTRAGPEIGVAATKTYLSQLICIYLLVAHLSDDTWLIDKLSKLHDYSLNSLKHEENIKNIAKKYKSASDFFYIGRGFNYPTALEGALKLKEITYIHAEGYPSGELKHGPLALIDEGIPVVGILPPGPSYPKTYNNLQEIKARGANMIILGSEEDTQINQIENKILFNPGIDEIIAPLIYIIDLQLLSYYTSIEKKIDPDKPKNLAKSVTVV